In Bombus huntii isolate Logan2020A chromosome 9, iyBomHunt1.1, whole genome shotgun sequence, a single window of DNA contains:
- the LOC126869746 gene encoding protein Mo25 isoform X1: MPLFGKSQKSPAEVVKALKEAVNALERGDKKVEKAQEDVSKNLVHIKNMLYGTAETEPQADIVVAQLAQELYNSNLLLLLVQNLSRIDFEGKKDVAQVFNNILRRQIGTRSPTVEYICTKPEILFTLMSGYEHQDIALNCGTMLRECARYEALAKIMIYSDDFYNFFRYVEVSTFDIASDAFSTFKELLTRHKILSAEFLEINYDKVFSHYQRLLNSENYVTRRQSLKLLGELLLDRHNFTVMTRYISNPDNLKLMMNMLKEKSRNIQFEAFHVFKVFVANPNKPKPILDILLRNQEKLIEFLTRFHTDRSEDEQFNDEKAYLIKQIKELKSVHEN; the protein is encoded by the exons ATGCCTCTGTTCGGAAAGTCTCAAAAGAGTCCGGCGGAGGTGGTAAAAGCTCTTAAGGAAGCAGTAAATGCATTGGAGCGTGGTGATAAGAAGGTAGAAAAG GCTCAAGAGGATGTCAGTAAAAATTTGgtacatataaaaaatatgctTTATGGAACAGCTGAAACAGAGCCTCAAGCAGATATTGTTGTTGCCCAATTGGCCCAAGAATTGTATAATAGTAATTTGTTGCTTCTACTTGTGCAAAATCTTAGTCGCATAGATTTTGAG gGAAAGAAGGATGTTGCTCaagtatttaataatatattacggAGACAAATTGGAACCAGATCTCCAACAGTAGAGTATATATGTACTAAACCGGAAATATTGTTTACTCTCATGTCTGG ATATGAGCACCAAGACATTGCTTTAAACTGTGGCACTATGTTAAGAGAATGTGCAAGATATGAGGCCTTGGCAAAAATCATGATCTATTCGGACgacttttacaattttttcagATACGTTGAAGTGTCAACATTCGACATAGCTTCCGACGCGTTTTCTACGTTCAAA GAATTACTTACCAGGCATAAAATACTGAGCGCTGAgtttttagaaattaattacgaTAAAGTTTTCTCTCATTATCAAAGGTTATTGAATTCAGAAAACTATGTTACGCGACGACAAAGTTTGAAACTGCTAGGGGAACTCTTACTTGATAGACACAATTTTACC GTAATGACACGATATATTTCGAATCCtgataatttgaaattgatgATGAATATGCTCAAAGAAAAATCACGTAATATTCAGTTTGAAGCGTTTCATGTTTTTAAG GTATTCGTGGCGAATCCAAATAAACCGAAACCAATCCTAGATATATTACTGCGTAATCaggaaaaattaatcgaattctTGACACGCTTCCACACTGACCGTTCCGAAGACGAACAGTTCAATGACGAGAAGGCGTATCTTATTAAGCAGATTAAAGAACTTAAGTCTGTACATGAGAATTAA
- the LOC126869746 gene encoding protein Mo25 isoform X2, with amino-acid sequence MPLFGKSQKSPAEVVKALKEAVNALERGDKKAQEDVSKNLVHIKNMLYGTAETEPQADIVVAQLAQELYNSNLLLLLVQNLSRIDFEGKKDVAQVFNNILRRQIGTRSPTVEYICTKPEILFTLMSGYEHQDIALNCGTMLRECARYEALAKIMIYSDDFYNFFRYVEVSTFDIASDAFSTFKELLTRHKILSAEFLEINYDKVFSHYQRLLNSENYVTRRQSLKLLGELLLDRHNFTVMTRYISNPDNLKLMMNMLKEKSRNIQFEAFHVFKVFVANPNKPKPILDILLRNQEKLIEFLTRFHTDRSEDEQFNDEKAYLIKQIKELKSVHEN; translated from the exons ATGCCTCTGTTCGGAAAGTCTCAAAAGAGTCCGGCGGAGGTGGTAAAAGCTCTTAAGGAAGCAGTAAATGCATTGGAGCGTGGTGATAAGAAG GCTCAAGAGGATGTCAGTAAAAATTTGgtacatataaaaaatatgctTTATGGAACAGCTGAAACAGAGCCTCAAGCAGATATTGTTGTTGCCCAATTGGCCCAAGAATTGTATAATAGTAATTTGTTGCTTCTACTTGTGCAAAATCTTAGTCGCATAGATTTTGAG gGAAAGAAGGATGTTGCTCaagtatttaataatatattacggAGACAAATTGGAACCAGATCTCCAACAGTAGAGTATATATGTACTAAACCGGAAATATTGTTTACTCTCATGTCTGG ATATGAGCACCAAGACATTGCTTTAAACTGTGGCACTATGTTAAGAGAATGTGCAAGATATGAGGCCTTGGCAAAAATCATGATCTATTCGGACgacttttacaattttttcagATACGTTGAAGTGTCAACATTCGACATAGCTTCCGACGCGTTTTCTACGTTCAAA GAATTACTTACCAGGCATAAAATACTGAGCGCTGAgtttttagaaattaattacgaTAAAGTTTTCTCTCATTATCAAAGGTTATTGAATTCAGAAAACTATGTTACGCGACGACAAAGTTTGAAACTGCTAGGGGAACTCTTACTTGATAGACACAATTTTACC GTAATGACACGATATATTTCGAATCCtgataatttgaaattgatgATGAATATGCTCAAAGAAAAATCACGTAATATTCAGTTTGAAGCGTTTCATGTTTTTAAG GTATTCGTGGCGAATCCAAATAAACCGAAACCAATCCTAGATATATTACTGCGTAATCaggaaaaattaatcgaattctTGACACGCTTCCACACTGACCGTTCCGAAGACGAACAGTTCAATGACGAGAAGGCGTATCTTATTAAGCAGATTAAAGAACTTAAGTCTGTACATGAGAATTAA
- the LOC126869738 gene encoding transcription factor Dp-1: protein MTQQNKTMNFLIHDANGHPQVIKVVQSTANKALGGIVSTTNAGGLKVFKTPSQESQVLSSNAQVLRTISLQSPSTPGQRLVTIPLQNTKLATTKAGEPVLTKTIQLTSAQMSDIKQAIVSQQQQQQQQQSGNQQIVKDASGKTYISPILDHSGSRKRQDVEGGDFVPDKRRKTEKVGKGLRHFSMKVCEKVKKKGTTSYNEVADELVGEFTNPAHINSLTDQQYDQKNIRRRVYDALNVLMAMNIISKEKKEIRWLGLPTNSLQECLALEKDKKKKIERIKAKTQQLHQLILSHISFKNLVERNRANESLRGPPKPNSAIQLPFLIVNTSKKTVIDCSISNDKTEYLFNFNDKFEIHDDIEVLKQMGLAFGLEKGECTEENLRKAKLMVPKSLEKYVEQLASGDLEKFIPVTIPGPSTSMEDLDTKLEGSRPPSSSHTSLSEDVLSPPSQYYSEEEDEEEESDQDDQADSDLEVN, encoded by the exons ATGACGCAACAAAACAAAACGATGAACTTTCTCATACATGACGCGAACG GTCATCCACAAGTAATAAAAGTAGTGCAGAGTACTGCTAATAAGGCATTGGGTGGTATCGTCAGTACAACAAATGCAGGTGGCCTTAAAGTCTTTAAGACTCCGAGCCAAGAATCTCAG GTTTTGTCATCTAACGCACAAGTTCTTAGAACTATCAGTCTGCAGAGTCCTTCAACTCCTGGCCAAA GGTTGGTTACAATACCATTACAGAATACAAAATTAGCAACAACCAAGGCTGGTGAACCTGTACTGACCAAAACTATTCAATTAACATCTGCACAAATG AGTGATATAAAGCAGGCAATAGTATctcaacagcaacaacaacagcaacaacaatcTGGTAATCAACAAATTGTGAAAGATGCAAGTGGAAAAACATATATTAGTCCAATATTGGATCATAGTGGTTCTAGAAAAAGACAAGATGTTGAGGGTGGTGATTTTGTACCAGA CAAACGGAGAAAAACGGAAAAAGTAGGTAAAGGATTACGTCATTTTTCAATGAAAGTTTGTGAGAAAGTTAAAAAGAAGGGAACGACGTCGTACAATGAGGTTGCGGATGAACTTGTTGGAGAATTTACTAATCCTGCTCATATAAACTCTTTAACAGATCAG CAATATGAtcagaaaaatattagaagaCGTGTTTATGATGCTTTGAACGTTTTAATGGCaatgaatattatttcaaaagagaagaaggaaatcAGGTGGTTAGGTTTGCCAACTAATTCTCTTCAGGAATGTTTGGCActtgaaaaagataaaaagaagaaaatcgaGAGGATTAAAGCGAAAACACAACAATTGCATCAATTGATCCTCTCGCATATCTCTTTTAAAAATTTGGTGGAACGTAATCGTGCCAATGAGAGTCTGCGTGGCCCACCAAAACCAAATTCTGCCATACAGCTGCCATTCCTGATTGTGAATACTAGCAAAAAGACTGTCATAGATTGCAGCATTTCAAATGACAA AACCGAGTACCTGTTCAATTTTAACGATAAGTTCGAAATTCACGACGATATTGAAGTTCTAAAGCAAATGGGTTTAGCTTTCG GTTTAGAGAAGGGTGAATGCACAGAGGAAAATTTGCGGAAGGCCAAATTAATGGTTCCAAAATCTCTGGAGAAATATGTGGAAC AGCTAGCATCTGGTGATTTGGAAAAATTCATCCCAGTGACCATTCCTGGACCAAGTACCTCAATGGAAGATCTGGACACAAAATTGGAAGGCTCTCGACCTCCTTCATCTTCTCATACTTCACTTTCAGAGGATGTTCTATCGCCACCCTCGCAGTATTATTCCGAGGAGGAAGATGAAGAAGAGGAAAGTGATCAAGATGACCAAGCCGATAGTGATCTCGAAGTTAACTAG
- the LOC126869761 gene encoding COP9 signalosome complex subunit 9: MKPTLVADEMFPEGAGSYIELEEVGGSRLLVDLTASEKAVHADFFNDFDDLYDDDDLE; encoded by the exons atgaaacCTACCCTTGTAGCAGATGAGATGTTTCCAGAAGGTGCTGGATCTTACATCGAATTAGAAGAG gtTGGAGGTAGTCGTTTGTTGGTTGATTTAACTGCAAGTGAAAAAGCAGTACATGCGGATTTTTTCAATG ATTTTGATGATCTATATGACGATGATGAtcttgaataa